The sequence GCTCTCCTACACCCGGTTCGACTACACCGACCTGCGGTTGAGCACCGCCAGCGCGATCGCCGGCGAGGAGGTCGAGGTGCGCGTGGACGTCACCAACACCGGCGGCCGGGCCGGCGAGGAGGTGGTGCAGCTGTACACCCGGCAGCGGCGTTCCCGGGTCAAGCAGCCGTTGCGGCAACTGCGCGACTTCGCCCGGATCGTCCTCACCCCCGGTGAGCGGCGCACCGTCACCCTGCGGCTGCGCACCGCCGAGCTGGGCTGGTGGGACGCCGAGCGGGATGCCCTGGTGGTGGAGGATGCCACGCACACCGTGCTGGTCGGGCGCTCTGCGGCCGACGTGCGGCTGGTCGGCGCCGTGGCGGTACGCGGCGAGCCGGCGGGGCGGCCGTCGCGGCTGCGCGCCGCGAGCGGCGCCCGGTGAGCCGGCGGGGACGGGTGCCGTCCGGCCAGCCCACCATCGCCGACGTGGCCCGGCACGCCGGTGTCGCGGTGAGCACCGTGTCGTACGTGCTCAGCGGCAAACGGGCCATCTCCGAGCTGACCCGCAACCGGGTGATGGCCAGCATCCGGCTGCTCGGCTACCACCCGAACGCCGGGGCGCGGGCACTGGCCAGCCGACGCGCCAACGTGATCGCGTTGGTGCTGCCGCTACGCTCGGGCATCCAGGTGCCGGTGGTGATGCAGTTCGCCACGGCCGTGGTGACCGCTGCCCGCCGGCACGACCACGACGTGCTGCTGCTCACCTCCGACGAGGGCCCGGCAGGGCTCCGACGCATCGCGGCCGGCGCCCTGGTCGACGGGGTCCTGGTGATGGACGTGGAGCTGGACGACGTGCGGGTCCCGCTGCTGCGGGAGCTGGGTCGACCCAGCGTGCTGATCGGCCTGCCCGCCGGCACGGACGGGCTGACCTGTGTGGACCTGGACTTCCATCGGGCCGGCCAGGTGTGCGTGGAGCATCTGGCGGGGCTGGGGCACCGGCGTGTCGCGCTGCTCGGTGCCCCGGCCGCCGTCTACGACCGGGGCACCGGGTTCGCACACCGCACCCGGGCCGGCGTGGTCGAGGCGGCGGCCCGGCACGGTGTCGACGCGCTGACCCTGGCCTGCGAGGAGAACGCCGCCGAGGTGCACCGCCGGGTGGTCGACCTGTTCGCGCAGCATCCCGGACTGTCCGGTCTGGTGGTGCAGAACGAGGCGGCGGTCGGTCCGGTGCAGGCGACG is a genomic window of Micromonospora tarapacensis containing:
- a CDS encoding LacI family DNA-binding transcriptional regulator, whose amino-acid sequence is MSRRGRVPSGQPTIADVARHAGVAVSTVSYVLSGKRAISELTRNRVMASIRLLGYHPNAGARALASRRANVIALVLPLRSGIQVPVVMQFATAVVTAARRHDHDVLLLTSDEGPAGLRRIAAGALVDGVLVMDVELDDVRVPLLRELGRPSVLIGLPAGTDGLTCVDLDFHRAGQVCVEHLAGLGHRRVALLGAPAAVYDRGTGFAHRTRAGVVEAAARHGVDALTLACEENAAEVHRRVVDLFAQHPGLSGLVVQNEAAVGPVQATLVALGRRVPQDVSVVAVCPDQFAEHASPRLTSVPVPAEEIGRQAVSLLMRRLHDEPVPEVTLLQPRLTVRDSTATAAGPAAALDGTATAARAAVGYGGPTVAR